The proteins below are encoded in one region of Apium graveolens cultivar Ventura chromosome 4, ASM990537v1, whole genome shotgun sequence:
- the LOC141718604 gene encoding LOW QUALITY PROTEIN: tRNA (guanine(26)-N(2))-dimethyltransferase 2 (The sequence of the model RefSeq protein was modified relative to this genomic sequence to represent the inferred CDS: inserted 4 bases in 2 codons; substituted 1 base at 1 genomic stop codon) yields the protein MADDIEKEDLKKQTCKNMSIDVSKFTVKEGEAEILMQAKNEVFYNKTQVNNRDISISVLRTFLSKRKQEHESLLSRRKKTVSNITKEPICETEASIISDPEATIDSVDGKSNGPCEVSEVISHDQPRSIVNESLQIHEGKVQGELKPPRVLEALSASGLRAIRYAREVEGIGQVVALDNDKESVEACRRNLKFNGSLASSKVDSQLADARVYMLTHPKEFDMVDLDPYGSPSVFLDSAVQSIVDGGMLMCTATDMAVLCGGNGEVCYSKYGSYPLRAKYCHEMALRILLACIESHANRYKRYIVTILSVQMDFYVRVFVRVYTSAGAMKNTPLKLSYXYQCVGCDSFHLQPIGRTVSKHNSVRYLPGFGPVVPQECSDCGKKINMAGPIWSAPIHDQEWVSSILEDVKSMKHRYPAYNRISAVLTTISEELPDVPLFLSLHNLCTTLKCTSPSAVIFCSAVINAGYRISGTHVNPLGLKSDAPMNVIWDISCVVKSHPVKAQPPKHAGSIILAKXPELQANFARGVASLSXRHWGPKLRAGRTITSKHVSLLGPQAINGTSNQEEGNEPRAKRKKAEDSTPTL from the exons atggCTGATGATATTGAAAAAGAGGATTTGAAGAAGCAAACATGCAAAAACATGTCAATTGATGTGAGTAAATTCACTGTtaaagaaggagaagctgagaTTCTCATGCAGGCTAAAAATGAAGTCTTTTACAACAAAACCCAG GTTAACAACAGAGATATATCTATTTCTGTCTTGAGGACATTTTTATCTAAACGGAAACAAGAGCACGAGTCATTATTGTCTAGAAGAAAAAAAACAGTATCAAATATAACCAAAGAACCCATATGTGAAACAGAAGCTTCTATCATATCTGATCCCGAAGCAACTATTGATTCTGTTGATGGGAAGTCTAATGGTCCCTGTGAAGTTTCGGAAGTAATATCTCATGATCAACCACGTAGCATTGTAAATGAATCACTTCAAATCCATGAAGGAAAAGTTCAAGGGGAACTAAAGCCACCAAGAGTTCTTGAG GCATTGTCAGCATCAGGACTAAGGGCAATAAGATACGCAAGGGAAGTTGAAGGTATTGGTCAAGTTGTAGCACTGGACAATGATAAag AATCTGTTGAAGCGTGCAGGAGAAATCTAAAATTTAATGGCTCATTAGCATCTTCAAAAGTAGATTCACAACTTGCTGATGCTCGTGTTTATATGCTTACCCACCCTAAAGAATTTGACATG GTCGATCTTGATCCATATGGTTCACCCTCTGTGTTCCTGGATTCTGCAGTTCAATCAATTGTTGATGGAGGTATGCTGATGTGCACAGCAACTGATATGGCAGTTCTCTGTGGTGGTAATGGCGAGGTTTGCTATTCCAA ATATGGTTCTTATCCACTGAGAGCAAAGTATTGCCATGAAATGGCTTTACGGATTCTTCTTGCCTGCATTGAG AGTCATGCAAACAGATACAAGCGATATATTGTTACTATCTTATCTGTTCAGATGGACTTCTATGTACGCGTTTTTGTCCGTGTATACAC ATCGGCAGGTGCTATGAAGAATACCCCTCTCAAGCTCTCATA TTATCAGTGCGTTGGTTGCGATTCGTTCCATCTTCAGCCAATCGGAAGAACTGTGTCCAAG CATAACAGTGTAAGATATCTTCCTGGCTTTGGTCCTGTTGTTCCTCAAGAGTGCAGCGACTGTGGGAAAAAAATTAATATGGCTGGACCAATATGGTCTGCTCCCATCCATGATCAAGAATGGGTATCTTCCATACTGGAGGATGTCAAGTCAATGAAGCATCGCTATCCTGCTTATAATCGAATTTCGGCAGTATTGACAACTATTTCAGAG GAATTGCCTGATGTTCCTTTATTCCTGAGTTTGCACAATCTTTGTACAACACTAAAATGTACTTCCCCATCAGCAGTCATATTCTGCTCTGCTGTGATAAATGCTGGATATCGTATATCAGGAACTCATGTCAATCCATTGGGATTGAAATCAGATGCTCCAATGAATGTCATATGGGATATATCATGCGTG GTAAAGAGTCATCCTGTAAAAGCTCAACCACCAAAGCATGCTGGAAGCATTATACTTGCCAAGTAACCAGAGCTTCAG GCCAATTTTGCTAGAGGTGTTGCTTCACTTAG AAGGCACTGGGGCCCAAAACTTAGGGCGGGTCGTACTATCACTAGCAAGCACGTTTCTCTTCTCGGTCCACAGGCTATAAATGGCACCAGCAATCAGGAAGAAGGCAATGAGCCTCGAGCAAAGCGTAAAAAGGCAGAAGATTCTACTCCAACTTTATAG